In Streptomyces alboniger, the following are encoded in one genomic region:
- the cyc2 gene encoding germacradienol/geosmin synthase Cyc2, which translates to MTQPFELPHFYMPYRARLNPHLEEARAHSSQWARDMGMLEGSGIWEQSDLDAHDYGLLCAYTHPDCDGPALSLITDWYVWVFFFDDHFLDMYKRTQDRVAGKAHLDRLPLFMPMDLSTSVPEPQNPVEAGLADLWARTVPAMSADWRRRFAESTEHLLNESMWELSNINEGRIANPVEYIEMRRKVGGAPWSAGLIEYATAEVPAAVAGSRPLRVLMETFSDGVHLRNDLFSYQREVQDEGELSNGVLVLETFFGCTTQQAADIVNDVLTSRLHQFEHTAVTEVPALALEKGLTAPEVTAVAAYTRGLQDWQSGGHEWHLRSSRYMNEGALATSPLAGPTGLGTSAADVGALLASAGAERLRSFTHVPFQKVGPSILPDFHMPFPLRLNPHLDAARPRLTAWSHTMGILSEGVWDEDKLDAYDLPLCAAGIGPDGTAEALDLSSQWLAWGTYGDDYYPLVFGHRRDFAAAKLCTERLAGCMPIEGEPTTVPVNGMERGLADLWARTTRDMSPEQRRTTRHTVVVMTESWLWELANQLQNRIPDPVDYLEMRRATFGSELTMSLCRMGHGPAVPPEVYRSGPVRSLENAAMDYAMLLNDVFSYQKEIEYEGEVHNGILVVQNFFGCDYPTALGVIHDLMTQRMQQFEYVAAHEFPVLYEDFGLTAEARAVMDCYVTELQNWLAGILNWHAGCRRYGAEDLARRAHGFVPDRAPGVPAVAGLR; encoded by the coding sequence ATGACGCAGCCGTTCGAACTGCCGCACTTCTACATGCCGTACCGCGCGCGGCTCAACCCCCACCTGGAGGAGGCGCGTGCACACTCCAGCCAGTGGGCGCGTGACATGGGCATGTTGGAGGGCTCCGGCATCTGGGAGCAGAGCGACCTCGACGCGCACGACTACGGCCTGTTGTGCGCGTACACCCACCCCGACTGCGACGGCCCCGCGCTGTCGCTGATCACCGACTGGTACGTGTGGGTCTTCTTCTTCGACGACCACTTCCTGGACATGTACAAACGCACCCAGGACCGCGTCGCGGGAAAGGCTCACCTGGACCGGCTCCCCCTCTTCATGCCGATGGACCTCTCGACCTCCGTCCCCGAGCCGCAGAACCCGGTCGAGGCGGGCCTCGCCGACCTGTGGGCCCGCACGGTCCCCGCGATGTCCGCCGACTGGCGCCGCCGCTTCGCCGAGTCCACCGAGCACCTCCTGAACGAGTCGATGTGGGAGCTGTCCAACATCAACGAAGGACGGATCGCCAACCCCGTCGAGTACATCGAGATGCGCCGCAAGGTGGGCGGCGCCCCCTGGTCGGCGGGCCTCATCGAGTACGCGACCGCCGAAGTGCCCGCCGCCGTCGCCGGTTCGAGGCCCCTGCGCGTGCTCATGGAGACGTTCTCCGACGGCGTCCATCTGCGCAACGACCTCTTCTCGTACCAGCGGGAGGTCCAGGACGAGGGCGAGCTGAGCAACGGCGTGCTCGTCCTGGAGACGTTCTTCGGCTGTACGACCCAGCAGGCCGCCGACATCGTCAACGACGTCCTGACCTCGCGCCTGCACCAGTTCGAGCACACGGCGGTCACCGAAGTGCCCGCCCTCGCCCTGGAGAAGGGCCTCACCGCACCCGAGGTCACCGCGGTCGCCGCGTACACCCGGGGCCTCCAGGACTGGCAGTCGGGCGGCCACGAATGGCACCTGCGCTCCAGCAGGTACATGAACGAGGGCGCGCTGGCCACCTCGCCGCTCGCCGGGCCCACCGGCCTCGGCACCTCCGCCGCCGACGTGGGCGCGCTGCTCGCGTCCGCCGGGGCGGAGCGGCTGCGCTCGTTCACGCACGTCCCGTTCCAGAAGGTGGGCCCCTCGATCCTGCCGGACTTCCACATGCCGTTCCCGCTGCGGCTCAATCCGCACCTGGACGCCGCCCGCCCGAGGCTCACCGCCTGGTCGCACACGATGGGCATCCTGTCGGAGGGCGTGTGGGACGAGGACAAGCTCGACGCGTACGACCTTCCGCTGTGCGCCGCCGGAATCGGCCCCGACGGCACGGCGGAAGCCCTGGACCTCAGCTCGCAGTGGCTGGCCTGGGGCACCTACGGCGACGACTACTACCCCCTGGTCTTCGGCCACCGCCGTGACTTCGCCGCGGCGAAGCTCTGCACGGAGCGCCTCGCCGGGTGCATGCCCATCGAGGGCGAGCCGACCACCGTGCCCGTGAACGGCATGGAGCGCGGCCTCGCCGACCTGTGGGCGCGCACGACCCGGGACATGTCCCCGGAGCAGCGGCGCACCACACGGCACACCGTGGTGGTCATGACGGAGAGCTGGCTGTGGGAGCTGGCCAACCAGTTGCAGAACCGCATCCCCGACCCGGTCGACTACCTGGAGATGCGCCGTGCCACCTTCGGCTCCGAACTCACCATGAGCCTGTGCCGGATGGGCCACGGCCCCGCGGTGCCGCCGGAGGTCTACCGCAGCGGCCCCGTCCGCTCCCTGGAGAACGCCGCGATGGACTACGCGATGCTCCTCAACGACGTTTTCTCTTACCAGAAGGAGATCGAGTACGAAGGAGAGGTCCACAACGGCATCCTGGTCGTGCAGAACTTCTTCGGCTGCGACTACCCGACCGCGCTCGGCGTCATCCACGACCTGATGACCCAGCGCATGCAGCAGTTCGAGTACGTGGCCGCCCATGAGTTCCCCGTCCTGTACGAGGACTTCGGGCTGACGGCCGAGGCGCGCGCCGTCATGGACTGCTATGTCACCGAGCTGCAGAACTGGCTGGCGGGCATCCTGAACTGGCACGCGGGCTGCCGGCGCTACGGCGCGGAGGATCTGGCGAGGCGGGCGCACGGCTTCGTGCCGGACCGTGCGCCCGGGGTCCCCGCCGTCGCCGGGCTGCGCTGA
- a CDS encoding CTP synthase C-terminal region-related (seleno)protein, whose amino-acid sequence MTTDTAMTADAAHNSPTARIALIGERSPNVTSHNRLPLLLDALAAHDGLVLDAYWVPTEDAEEPEAVRGFDAVWVLPGSPYRSEAGALTAIRTAREEGIPFLGTCGGFQHTLLEFARNVCGLTAVAHAENDPGAGDLLIEPLACSLVGHEGTVTLTPGSLAESVLGADRSIERYHCSYGPGPHLDTLRAHGLRFTGQDEEGRVRIAELPGHPFFLATLFQPELFGDGSRPHPVVQALARAAVRHARVPA is encoded by the coding sequence ATGACGACTGACACAGCCATGACCGCCGACGCGGCGCACAACTCCCCCACGGCACGTATCGCGTTGATCGGCGAACGCTCGCCGAACGTGACCTCCCACAACCGGCTGCCGCTCCTCCTGGACGCCCTCGCCGCCCACGACGGCCTCGTCCTCGACGCGTACTGGGTCCCGACCGAGGACGCCGAGGAGCCGGAAGCCGTACGTGGCTTCGACGCGGTGTGGGTCCTGCCCGGCAGCCCCTACCGCAGCGAGGCGGGAGCGCTGACCGCGATCCGCACCGCGCGCGAGGAGGGCATTCCCTTCCTCGGCACCTGCGGCGGCTTCCAGCACACGCTGCTCGAGTTCGCGCGCAACGTGTGCGGCCTGACCGCGGTCGCGCACGCCGAGAACGACCCCGGCGCCGGCGACCTGCTCATCGAGCCGCTCGCCTGCTCGCTGGTCGGCCACGAGGGCACGGTGACGCTCACCCCCGGATCGCTCGCCGAATCGGTGCTCGGCGCCGACCGGTCCATCGAGCGCTACCACTGCTCCTACGGACCCGGCCCCCACCTCGACACGCTGCGCGCGCACGGCCTGCGCTTCACGGGCCAGGACGAGGAGGGCCGGGTCCGGATCGCCGAACTCCCCGGCCATCCCTTCTTCCTGGCCACCCTCTTCCAGCCCGAGCTGTTCGGCGACGGCTCACGCCCGCACCCGGTCGTCCAGGCGCTGGCGCGGGCCGCCGTGCGGCACGCGCGCGTACCTGCCTAG
- a CDS encoding LysR family transcriptional regulator: MDPHLLRTYVTVARLASFSAAARELGYTQSAVSQHIAALEQDLGAALLTRRPVAPTPAGARLMEHAGPLLLRLDAARAEVMRMAAAPEQGLTLATTPTALTRRTAEALPPAGVTLSVLPRDEIPAAVATGAVDLGLVDGLAAPNDPLRLPDVAPLTARGVGQEPVAVLLPEGHPLARRTGLRLGDLVYARWIDAPDTGLPLAQLRAANGTAGFRPALRYDGTDLRTLAALAAAGHGLTLLPRAAAAEVPGAVAVPLTAPRVVHRTELLHAGTLRGPAAALAAQLDVRA; the protein is encoded by the coding sequence ATGGATCCACACCTCCTGCGTACGTACGTGACGGTGGCCCGCCTCGCCTCCTTCTCCGCGGCCGCGCGCGAACTCGGCTACACCCAGTCCGCCGTCTCCCAGCACATAGCGGCCCTGGAACAGGACCTCGGCGCCGCTCTGCTGACCCGCCGCCCCGTGGCGCCCACCCCGGCGGGCGCGCGCCTCATGGAACACGCGGGCCCCCTGCTGCTGCGCCTCGACGCCGCCCGCGCCGAGGTCATGCGCATGGCGGCCGCTCCCGAGCAGGGCCTGACGCTGGCCACCACACCGACCGCGCTGACCCGGCGTACGGCCGAGGCACTGCCACCGGCCGGCGTCACCCTGTCCGTGCTGCCCCGCGACGAGATTCCCGCGGCCGTCGCGACCGGTGCCGTCGACCTCGGCCTCGTCGACGGCCTCGCCGCACCGAACGACCCGCTGCGCCTGCCCGACGTGGCACCCCTGACCGCGCGGGGCGTCGGCCAGGAACCCGTCGCCGTGCTGCTCCCCGAAGGCCACCCGCTGGCCCGCCGCACCGGACTGCGCCTCGGCGACCTCGTGTACGCGCGCTGGATCGACGCGCCCGACACGGGCCTGCCGCTGGCCCAACTCCGCGCCGCGAACGGCACAGCGGGCTTCCGGCCCGCGCTGCGCTACGACGGCACGGACCTGCGCACCCTCGCCGCGCTGGCCGCCGCGGGCCACGGCCTGACCCTGCTGCCGCGTGCGGCCGCCGCCGAGGTGCCGGGCGCGGTCGCCGTGCCGCTGACCGCGCCCCGCGTCGTCCACCGCACGGAGCTGCTGCACGCCGGGACCCTGCGCGGGCCCGCCGCGGCGCTGGCGGCGCAGCTGGACGTCAGAGCCTGA
- a CDS encoding PDZ domain-containing protein, whose protein sequence is MEQTALRPKPMPGRSPGRSPGDHSEKGRRPYAVRRRGRRLTAVLGGLLLAVLLVLAGVGIGTVGVTVIGMGGVAETAKAAAPPGALRQAAGGLGAEEPKSEPSRPEPSKPAPRNSGAADGPAPASANPAGASTLGVEAVDAPDGRGALLVGVHLPGPGYAAGLVRGDTLLAFGGVRVGSAAALASAVAAAQPGKEVPLTVRHKNGNRQILSVRPGIVT, encoded by the coding sequence ATGGAACAGACCGCGTTGCGTCCCAAGCCGATGCCAGGCCGGAGCCCCGGCCGCAGCCCAGGCGACCATTCCGAGAAGGGCCGCCGCCCGTACGCCGTGCGGCGTCGCGGCAGGCGCCTGACGGCCGTGCTCGGCGGCCTGCTCCTCGCGGTGCTCCTGGTGCTGGCGGGCGTCGGCATCGGCACGGTGGGCGTCACCGTCATCGGCATGGGCGGAGTCGCCGAGACGGCGAAGGCGGCGGCCCCGCCGGGCGCGCTCCGGCAGGCCGCCGGGGGCCTCGGCGCAGAGGAGCCGAAGTCCGAACCGTCGAGGCCCGAACCGTCGAAGCCCGCGCCACGGAACTCCGGAGCGGCCGACGGCCCCGCCCCCGCCTCCGCGAATCCCGCCGGGGCCTCCACTCTCGGCGTCGAGGCCGTCGACGCCCCCGACGGCCGGGGCGCGCTGCTCGTCGGCGTGCACCTCCCGGGCCCGGGCTACGCCGCGGGCCTCGTACGCGGCGACACCCTGCTCGCGTTCGGCGGGGTACGCGTCGGCTCGGCGGCCGCTCTCGCGTCGGCGGTCGCCGCCGCACAGCCGGGCAAGGAGGTGCCCCTGACGGTCCGCCACAAGAACGGCAACCGCCAGATCCTCTCCGTCAGGCCGGGCATCGTGACCTGA
- a CDS encoding aminopeptidase P family protein, giving the protein MSTAPAPFTADDYRARMERAAATAADAGLAGVLVAPGPDLVWLTGYRPTALTERLTVLVLAAGQEPVLVVPTLEAPDAERAAGAPALTLRDWTDGKDPYAVAAPLLDVSGRFAVSDNAWAMHLLGFQKALPGTSYVSLTEALPMLRAVKDAAELERLAAAGAAADAAYEEIQKVPFAGRKEMDVAADLAGLLRRFGHSQVDFTVVGSGPNGANPHHEAGERVIEHGDMVVLDFGGLLHGYGSDTSRTVHVGEPTAEERRVHDVVREAQAAGCAAVRPGAACQDVDRAARAVITEFGYGDYFIHRTGHGIGVTTHEPPYMIEGEEQPLVPGMCFSVEPGVYLPGRFGVRIEDIVTVTDDGGRRLNNTARDMAIVD; this is encoded by the coding sequence ATGAGCACCGCGCCCGCGCCCTTCACCGCCGACGACTACAGGGCCCGTATGGAGCGCGCCGCTGCCACGGCCGCCGACGCGGGCCTCGCGGGCGTCCTCGTCGCCCCCGGCCCCGACCTCGTGTGGCTCACCGGCTACCGGCCGACCGCGCTCACCGAACGCCTGACCGTCCTCGTGCTCGCCGCCGGACAGGAACCCGTCCTCGTCGTGCCCACCCTGGAGGCCCCGGACGCCGAGCGCGCCGCGGGAGCGCCCGCGCTCACCCTGCGCGACTGGACCGACGGCAAGGACCCGTACGCCGTCGCCGCCCCGCTCCTGGACGTGTCCGGCCGCTTCGCAGTGAGCGACAACGCCTGGGCGATGCACCTGCTCGGCTTCCAGAAGGCGCTGCCCGGCACCTCGTACGTCTCCCTCACGGAGGCGCTGCCCATGCTGCGGGCCGTCAAGGACGCCGCCGAGCTGGAACGCCTCGCGGCGGCGGGCGCGGCGGCCGACGCGGCGTACGAGGAGATCCAGAAGGTCCCCTTCGCGGGCCGCAAGGAGATGGACGTGGCCGCTGATCTGGCCGGTCTGCTACGGCGGTTCGGACACTCCCAGGTGGACTTCACCGTCGTCGGCTCCGGTCCCAACGGCGCCAATCCCCACCACGAGGCGGGCGAACGCGTTATCGAACACGGCGACATGGTCGTCCTCGACTTCGGCGGCCTGCTCCACGGCTACGGCTCGGACACCTCCCGCACGGTCCACGTGGGCGAGCCGACCGCCGAGGAGCGGCGCGTGCACGACGTGGTGCGCGAGGCGCAGGCGGCGGGCTGCGCGGCGGTGCGGCCCGGGGCGGCCTGCCAGGACGTCGACCGGGCGGCCCGCGCCGTGATCACCGAGTTCGGCTACGGCGACTACTTCATCCACCGGACCGGCCACGGCATCGGCGTCACCACCCACGAACCGCCCTACATGATCGAGGGCGAGGAGCAGCCCCTCGTGCCCGGCATGTGCTTCTCCGTGGAGCCCGGCGTCTACCTGCCCGGCCGCTTCGGCGTACGCATCGAGGACATCGTGACCGTCACCGACGACGGCGGGCGGCGCCTCAACAACACCGCCCGCGACATGGCCATCGTCGACTGA
- a CDS encoding aldo/keto reductase, translating to MEASLRRLGTDHIDLYQTHVWDATTPIEETLSTLDTLVKAGKVRYLGASNHSPAQLQKALDVARARGWEPYSCLQPVYNLLVREAEWELLPLSEAEGVGVIPYSPLQGGWLSGKFRRGMAAPPQGARGSDAWQERNTEETWRVVDALLDVAEEAGRTPAQVALRWLLQRPGVTAPIVGARSVEQLTDNLGCVDWELTPEQQERLTSASARPLPYPYNVLAYYPGREPRSGPRTDFA from the coding sequence GTGGAGGCGAGCCTGCGCCGCCTCGGCACCGACCACATCGACCTGTACCAGACACATGTGTGGGACGCGACGACGCCGATCGAGGAGACCCTGTCCACGCTGGACACCCTCGTGAAGGCGGGCAAGGTGCGCTACCTCGGCGCGAGCAACCACTCCCCGGCCCAGTTGCAGAAGGCCCTTGACGTGGCGCGGGCGCGCGGCTGGGAGCCGTACTCCTGCCTCCAGCCGGTGTACAACCTCCTGGTGCGCGAGGCCGAGTGGGAGCTGCTGCCGCTCAGCGAGGCGGAGGGCGTGGGCGTCATCCCGTACAGCCCCTTGCAGGGCGGCTGGCTGTCGGGCAAGTTCCGCCGCGGCATGGCCGCGCCCCCGCAGGGCGCGCGGGGCTCGGACGCCTGGCAGGAGCGGAATACCGAGGAGACGTGGCGGGTCGTCGACGCGCTCCTGGACGTCGCCGAGGAGGCGGGCCGCACACCGGCCCAGGTCGCCCTGCGGTGGCTCCTCCAGCGTCCGGGAGTGACCGCGCCGATCGTGGGGGCCCGGTCGGTGGAGCAGCTGACGGACAACCTCGGCTGTGTGGACTGGGAGTTGACGCCCGAGCAGCAGGAGCGGCTGACGTCGGCGAGCGCGCGTCCGCTGCCGTACCCGTACAACGTCCTCGCGTACTACCCGGGCCGCGAGCCACGCAGCGGGCCCCGGACGGACTTCGCCTGA
- the treZ gene encoding malto-oligosyltrehalose trehalohydrolase gives MRFEVWAPQAGQVTLECAGATRAMERDGDRAGWWTADAEAGDGTRYGFSLDGGPVLPDPRSRRQPDGPDGLSAVVEHERYAWRTPWAGRGVREAVLYELHVGTYTREGTLDAAADRLQHLADLGVTHVELMPLCPFPGRHGWGYEGVSLWAVHEPYGGPEALKRFVDAAHAQGLGVVLDVVHNHLGPSGNYLPAFGPYFTETHHTPWGSAVNLDAPGSDEVRAYLIGSALAWLRDYRLDGLRLDAVHALRDTRACHFLEELSTAVDSLAGDLGRPLALIGESDLGDPRVVTPRASGGLGLHAQWNDDFHHALHTALTGESQGYYEDFARAPLAALAKTMTRGFFHDGTYSTFRGRAHGRPVDRARTPAHRFLGYAQTHDQIGNRAQGDRLSASLSPGLLACAATLTLTGPFTPMLFMGEEWGATTPWQFFTDHTDPELAEAVRRGRRREFAAHGWAEEDIPDPQDPATRERSCLDWSQPESGHHARVLAWHRELISLRRARADLMDPDLAAVRVAYDEQARWFAFRRGDLKVAVNFGKDPAAVPLGNNHARVLAAWEPVEPPGADGVLRLPGESCAVVGVA, from the coding sequence GTGAGGTTCGAAGTGTGGGCGCCGCAGGCCGGGCAGGTCACTCTGGAGTGCGCGGGCGCCACGCGCGCGATGGAGCGCGACGGGGACCGCGCGGGCTGGTGGACGGCGGACGCGGAGGCCGGGGACGGGACGCGCTACGGCTTCTCGCTGGACGGCGGCCCCGTGCTGCCGGACCCGCGCTCGCGCCGCCAGCCGGACGGCCCCGACGGCCTCAGCGCGGTCGTCGAGCACGAGCGGTACGCGTGGCGGACGCCATGGGCGGGGCGCGGCGTGCGGGAGGCGGTCCTGTACGAGCTGCACGTGGGGACGTACACGCGCGAGGGCACGCTCGACGCGGCGGCGGACCGGCTCCAACACCTCGCGGACCTCGGCGTCACCCATGTGGAGCTGATGCCGCTGTGCCCCTTCCCCGGCCGGCACGGCTGGGGGTACGAGGGAGTGTCCCTGTGGGCGGTGCACGAGCCCTACGGCGGCCCGGAGGCGCTGAAGCGTTTTGTCGACGCGGCGCACGCGCAGGGCCTCGGCGTGGTCCTGGACGTCGTGCACAACCACCTCGGTCCGTCCGGCAATTACCTGCCCGCCTTCGGCCCGTACTTCACCGAGACGCACCACACGCCCTGGGGCTCCGCGGTCAATCTGGACGCGCCGGGCTCGGACGAGGTGCGCGCCTATCTGATCGGCAGCGCGCTCGCCTGGCTGCGGGACTACCGGCTCGACGGGCTGCGGCTCGACGCGGTGCACGCGCTGCGGGACACGCGCGCGTGCCACTTCCTGGAGGAGCTGTCCACGGCCGTCGACTCCCTGGCGGGCGATCTCGGCAGGCCGCTGGCCCTGATCGGCGAGTCCGATCTGGGCGACCCCCGCGTCGTCACCCCGCGCGCGAGCGGCGGCCTCGGTCTGCACGCGCAGTGGAACGACGACTTCCACCACGCGCTGCACACCGCGCTCACCGGCGAGTCGCAGGGCTACTACGAAGACTTCGCACGGGCCCCGCTCGCCGCACTCGCCAAGACGATGACGCGCGGCTTTTTCCACGACGGGACGTACTCGACGTTCCGCGGGCGCGCCCACGGCCGCCCCGTGGACCGTGCGCGGACGCCCGCCCACCGCTTCCTCGGGTACGCGCAGACCCACGACCAGATCGGCAACCGCGCGCAGGGCGACCGGCTCTCCGCCTCCCTCTCCCCCGGCCTGCTCGCCTGCGCGGCCACGCTGACGCTCACGGGCCCCTTCACGCCCATGCTCTTCATGGGCGAGGAGTGGGGGGCCACGACGCCCTGGCAGTTCTTCACCGACCACACCGATCCCGAGCTGGCCGAGGCCGTGCGCCGGGGCAGGCGGCGGGAGTTCGCCGCGCACGGCTGGGCGGAGGAGGACATTCCCGACCCGCAGGACCCGGCCACCCGCGAGCGGTCCTGCCTCGACTGGTCTCAGCCGGAATCGGGGCACCACGCGCGCGTGCTCGCCTGGCACCGCGAGTTGATCTCCCTGCGGCGCGCCCGCGCCGACCTGATGGATCCCGACCTGGCGGCGGTGCGGGTCGCGTACGACGAACAGGCGCGCTGGTTCGCGTTCCGGCGCGGGGACCTGAAGGTCGCTGTGAACTTCGGCAAGGATCCCGCCGCCGTCCCGCTCGGGAACAACCACGCGCGCGTGCTCGCCGCCTGGGAGCCGGTCGAGCCGCCCGGCGCGGACGGCGTGCTGCGGCTGCCCGGCGAGTCGTGCGCTGTCGTGGGCGTCGCCTAG
- a CDS encoding DUF1707 and FHA domain-containing protein — translation MTSSFEFSTYPARVTDAERDRALDALKEGAAVGRLSHDTFLRRMELVLAARRPDELAALTADLRTEGRWSRMVLGSVEAVSGFTMKLRRAWQAERLPKLLLPSPDSPYPLRIGRDPANGLRLSHDTVSRVHAELRRQGGMWVLRDLGSTNGTSVNGRRVTGAALVQDGDLVSFGRMAFRLAVS, via the coding sequence GTGACATCCTCTTTCGAGTTCTCCACGTACCCCGCGCGGGTGACGGACGCCGAGCGCGACCGGGCGCTGGACGCACTCAAGGAGGGCGCGGCCGTCGGCAGGCTCTCGCACGACACCTTCCTGCGGCGCATGGAACTCGTCCTCGCCGCCCGCAGGCCCGACGAACTGGCCGCCCTCACCGCCGATCTGCGGACCGAGGGCCGCTGGTCGCGGATGGTGCTCGGCAGCGTGGAAGCGGTCTCCGGGTTCACCATGAAGCTGCGCAGGGCCTGGCAGGCCGAGCGCCTGCCGAAGCTGCTGCTGCCCTCGCCCGACAGCCCCTACCCCCTGCGGATCGGCCGTGACCCGGCCAATGGCCTGCGGCTCAGCCACGACACGGTCTCGCGCGTGCACGCCGAGCTGCGCCGGCAGGGCGGCATGTGGGTGCTGCGCGACCTCGGCTCCACCAACGGCACGTCCGTGAACGGCCGCAGGGTGACCGGCGCCGCGCTCGTCCAGGACGGCGACCTGGTGAGCTTCGGGCGGATGGCCTTCCGCCTGGCCGTGAGCTGA
- a CDS encoding M14 family zinc carboxypeptidase, whose amino-acid sequence MASVADRTGVSQLAVQRYPTVPELIAAARQLAEHRPELTALRQIGTSRAGRPLHLLSVGHASRAVLVVAGAHANEPAGGSTLLHLAERTLRDARLRADTSWHFLLCADPDGASLHRTPAPRSLLDYHRHFFRPAGPEQPEWSPSVLPPHRLPPETRALTAVIDELRPYLQVSLHGTDLGGSWVQLTEDIPGLAEPFAKSAAELHIPVETGASDAAGWPVSGPGVHVLPGPGAAAAYPSLPEDARLTTWHHAHRYGGRTAIVEVPMWASDLVDDPAPHPAPGPALRALARRLRRDGRLVEEILAEALPRLAGHAGPLLRAARWGLALAPGLADDWVRLPPADTTVAYVGSVDAFGRRLPLRAAAMLLRVLDEAGDRAAPRLDRLVTRWSEAFAERFEARWVPLEHQVEHQSRTAVAAARHARVQLQK is encoded by the coding sequence ATTGCGTCGGTGGCGGACCGGACGGGGGTGAGTCAACTGGCGGTGCAGCGCTATCCCACTGTTCCGGAACTCATCGCCGCTGCTCGGCAATTGGCCGAACACCGCCCCGAACTGACCGCCCTGCGCCAGATCGGCACCTCACGCGCGGGAAGGCCCCTCCACCTGCTGTCCGTGGGGCACGCCTCCCGCGCGGTCCTCGTCGTCGCGGGCGCCCACGCCAACGAGCCCGCCGGCGGCTCGACCCTCCTGCACCTCGCCGAGCGGACCCTGCGCGACGCCCGGCTGCGCGCCGACACCTCCTGGCACTTCCTGCTCTGCGCGGACCCGGACGGCGCGAGCCTGCACCGCACCCCCGCCCCGCGCTCGCTCCTCGACTACCACCGGCACTTCTTCCGCCCCGCGGGTCCGGAGCAGCCCGAGTGGTCGCCCTCCGTACTGCCTCCTCACCGGCTGCCGCCCGAGACGCGCGCCCTGACCGCCGTCATCGACGAGCTGCGGCCCTATTTGCAGGTGTCCCTGCACGGCACCGATCTGGGCGGCAGTTGGGTGCAGCTGACGGAGGACATCCCCGGCCTCGCGGAGCCCTTCGCCAAGTCGGCGGCGGAGCTGCACATTCCGGTGGAGACGGGCGCGTCGGACGCCGCGGGCTGGCCGGTCTCCGGGCCCGGCGTCCACGTACTGCCGGGGCCCGGGGCGGCGGCGGCCTACCCGAGCCTGCCCGAGGACGCCCGGCTCACCACCTGGCACCACGCCCATCGGTACGGCGGCCGTACCGCGATCGTCGAGGTGCCGATGTGGGCGAGCGACCTCGTCGACGACCCGGCGCCGCACCCGGCGCCGGGACCGGCCCTGCGGGCGCTCGCGCGGCGGCTGCGCAGGGACGGCAGGCTCGTCGAGGAGATCCTGGCCGAGGCGCTGCCCCGGCTGGCCGGCCACGCCGGGCCGCTGCTGCGGGCCGCGCGCTGGGGACTCGCGCTGGCGCCGGGCCTCGCCGACGACTGGGTCCGCCTGCCGCCCGCGGACACCACCGTGGCGTACGTCGGGAGCGTCGACGCGTTCGGGCGGCGCCTGCCGCTGCGGGCGGCCGCGATGCTGCTGCGGGTCCTCGACGAGGCGGGCGACCGGGCGGCGCCCCGCCTCGACCGGCTCGTGACACGGTGGAGCGAGGCCTTCGCCGAGCGGTTCGAGGCGCGGTGGGTGCCGCTGGAGCACCAGGTGGAGCACCAGTCACGGACCGCGGTGGCCGCCGCGCGCCACGCGCGCGTACAGCTACAGAAGTGA